From Macaca fascicularis isolate 582-1 chromosome 14, T2T-MFA8v1.1, a single genomic window includes:
- the GNG3 gene encoding guanine nucleotide-binding protein G(I)/G(S)/G(O) subunit gamma-3: protein MKGETPVNSTMSIGQARKMVEQLKIEASLCRIKVSKAAADLMTYCDAHACEDPLITPVPTSENPFREKKFFCALL from the exons ATGAAAGGTGAGACCCCGGTGAACAGCACTATGAGTATTGGGCAAGCACGCAAGATGGTGGAACAGCTTAAGATTGAAGCCAGCTTGTGCCGGATAAAG GTGTCCAAGGCAGCCGCAGACCTGATGACTTACTGTGATGCCCACGCCTGTGAGGATCCCCTCATCACCCCTGTGCCCACTTCGGAGAACCCCTTCCGGGAGAAGAAGTTCTTCTGTGCTCTCCTCTGA